From Vigna unguiculata cultivar IT97K-499-35 chromosome 5, ASM411807v1, whole genome shotgun sequence, the proteins below share one genomic window:
- the LOC114185843 gene encoding auxin efflux carrier component 8-like — protein sequence MISLAEAYHVVAATVPLYVTMILAYVSVKWWKIFTPDQCSGINKFVAKFSIPLLSFQIISSNNIYKMSLKLLYADFVQKLLAFLVFIAITKISGRGGLKWIITGLSLTTLPNTLILGIPLMKAMYKGDAVVLLAQIIFLQSMIWYNLLLFLYELDAVNTRPAVAAPPSQGSAGETDTDREVQSKGEEDVDPRTKRKLMKVLPILAKVGKKLIKNPNTYATLTGFIWSSIHFRWGLHMPEIVNQSIEILSNGGLGMAMFSLGVFMASQSSMIACGPRMTMVAVVLKFVVGPGLMTVASLLIGLRCTLFKVTIVQAALPQGIVPFVFAKEYNVHPAVLSTAILLGMVMALPVELGFYFLLAI from the exons ATGATTTCCCTAGCAGAAGCCTATCATGTAGTGGCAGCCACTGTCCCATTATATGTGACCATGATACTGGCCTATGTTTCTGTGAAATGGTGGAAGATCTTCACACCAGATCAATGTTCAGGCATAAACAAATTTGTGGCAAAGTTCTCCATCCCCCTCTTGTCATTTCAAATCATTTCCTCGAACAACATCTACAAAATGAGCCTCAAACTCTTATATGCCGATTTTGTTCAGAAATTGCTTGCCTTTTTAGTCTTCATAGCAATCACGAAGATCAGTGGCCGAGGAGGGTTAAAGTGGATCATAACGGGTTTGTCATTAACAACACTTCCCAACACTTTGATTCTAGGAATTCCTCTGATGAAAGCTATGTATAAGGGTGATGCAGTTGTTCTCCTTGCTCAGATTATTTTCTTGCAGAGCATGATCTGGTacaatttgttgttgtttcTTTATGAACTTGATGCTGTCAACACCAGGCCTGCTGTAGCTGCACCACCATCACAAGGTTCAGCTG GAGAAACAGACACAGATCGTGAGGTACAatcaaaaggagaagaagacgTAGACCCTAGAACAAAACGGAAGCTCATGAAGGTGTTGCCCATTCTTGCCAAAGTGGGAAAGAAGCTAATAAAAAATCCTAATACATATGCAACTTTAACAGGTTTTATTTGGTCAAGCATACATTTCAG GTGGGGATTACACATGCCTGAAATTGTTAATCAGTCAATAGAAATATTATCCAATGGAGGCCTTGGCATGGCAATGTTCAGCCTAG GTGTGTTTATGGCATCACAGTCGAGCATGATAGCATGTGGGCCAAGGATGACAATGGTGGCAGTAGTACTGAAATTTGTGGTTGGACCTGGTCTCATGACAGTGGCTTCTCTTCTCATAGGATTAAGATGCACACTGTTCAAAGTCACAATTGTTCAG GCAGCTCTACCTCAGGGAATTGTTCCTTTTGTTTTCGCCAAAGAATATAATGTTCATCCAGCTGTTTTAAGCACAGC GATCTTGTTAGGAATGGTGATGGCCTTGCCGGTGGAATTAGGCTTCTACTTCCTCTTAGCAATTTGA